Proteins co-encoded in one Nitrospira sp. genomic window:
- a CDS encoding DUF2007 domain-containing protein, with protein MKQVFVSQNLIEVEMRKEQLEQAGIRCMIKNQRSSGLAGEIPFVEIFPELWVLQDQDYDQARQLLEEETELPPMNQDFWTCSGCGERHEGQFGVCWKCGQDKPSL; from the coding sequence GTGAAACAAGTCTTCGTCTCTCAGAACTTGATCGAGGTGGAGATGCGCAAGGAGCAGCTTGAGCAGGCCGGTATCCGGTGCATGATCAAGAACCAGCGTTCCTCAGGACTTGCCGGAGAGATTCCCTTTGTGGAGATTTTTCCGGAGCTGTGGGTACTCCAAGATCAGGATTACGATCAGGCCCGTCAGCTACTTGAAGAAGAAACTGAGTTGCCGCCGATGAACCAAGACTTCTGGACATGCTCAGGGTGCGGCGAGCGTCACGAAGGTCAGTTTGGCGTCTGCTGGAAGTGTGGACAGGACAAACCCTCGTTGTGA